The following coding sequences are from one Anguilla anguilla isolate fAngAng1 chromosome 12, fAngAng1.pri, whole genome shotgun sequence window:
- the LOC118209530 gene encoding extracellular calcium-sensing receptor-like codes for MSVAGMRPVLSLCLNLALAWAWASPQTTCRLRERFRLNGMYRKGDLVLGGLFEVHFLTVFPELSFTSKPEQPRCEWLDFPGFQAVQTMVFAIEEINKNPDLLPNITLGFHIYDNCAKLGIAFGAATALVSGTDESFSDLGCTGSPPILGIVGDPSSTNSIAMSSVLGLFRVPMVSYFATCSCLSDRQQYPSFFRTIPSDAFQVRAMVQILQRYGWKWVGLLFSDDDYGVHAAQSFRQEVSHFGCVAFSEMLPHNNDRAEVQRIVSIIRYSTARVVVAFSAEAYLLPLTEEIAQQNLTGRQWIASEAWATAAVFHTQRLLPFLGGALGIAIHKGDIPRLQDFLLSLRPDFDPGNNMVNMFWEKMFSCSFKADSPSRVCTGQESLEGTESAYSDVSALRYSYNVYKAVYALAHALHDLLLCTPGTGPFPGHSCAELHTLQPWQLVPYLQRVNFTTSFGDQVSFDENGDALAIYDVMNWQRASDGSITAVTVGVFDESAPPGQKLQLEEKNIFWNTESNKPPRSICSEPCPPGTRRAIRKGEPVCCFDCLPCADGEISNQTDSNECYRCPVDFWSNQLRDHCVPKEIEFLSFQEPLGISLTTISVLGACICTVTLSVFARHSNTPVVKANNSELSFLLLLSLTLCFLCSLLFIGQPQRWTCRLRHAAFGISFALSISCILVKTIVVVMAFKAARPGGNTIKWFGVQQQRGTVLAFTIIQAVICVAWLTVASPVPYKNTRLQNSKIIYQCTVGSIAGFGALLGYIGLLAASSFLLAFLARNLPDNFNEAKFITFSMLIFCAVWIAFVPAYVSSPGKYSDAVEIFAILASSFGLLGAIFAPKCYIILLHPEKNTKKALMGRDAPNK; via the exons ATGTCTGTGGCAGGGATGAGGCCCGTGCTCTCTTTGTGTCTGAACCTGGCcctggcctgggcctgggcTTCTCCTCAGACAACTTGCCGACTGCGGGAGCGTTTCCGTCTGAATGGGATGTACCGCAAGGGGGACTTGGTTCTTGGGGGCCTGTTTGAGGTGCACTTCCTGACAGTGTTCCCTGAGCTGTCTTTTACGTCCAAGCCAGAACAGCCGAGGTGTGAGTG GCTTGATTTTCCAGGGTTCCAGGCAGTGCAGACCATGGTCTTTGCGATTGAAGAAATCAACAAAAACCCAGACCTGCTACCCAACATCACCCTGGGATTCCATATCTATGACAACTGCGCGAAGCTTGGCATTGCATTTGGTGCAGCCACAGCACTGGTCAGCGGTACAGACGAGTCCTTCTCTGACTTGGGATGCACAGGTTCTCCGCCGATTCTGGGCATCGTGGGTGATCCAAGCTCCACCAACTCCATCGCCATGTCCAGTGTGCTAGGCCTGTTTCGTGTTCCCATG GTGAGTTACTTTGCCACATGTTCATGCCTAAGTGACAGACAGCAGTATCCCTCCTTCTTCAGAACCATCCCCAGTGATGCCTTCCAGGTCAGAGCCATGGTGCAGATCCTGCAGAGGTACGGCTGGAAGTGGGTGGGACTCCTCTTCAGTGATGATGATTATGGGGTGCATGCAGCTCAATCCTTCCGCCAGGAGGTCAGTCACTTTGGCTGTGTGGCCTTCTCCGAGATGCTGCCCCACAACAATGACCGGGCTGAGGTCCAACGGATTGTGAGCATCATTCGCTACTCCACAGCGAGGGTGGTGGTGGCATTCTCTGCGGAGGCATACCTGTTGCCCCTCACTGAGGAGATAGCCCAGCAGAACCTCACAGGGCGGCAGTGGATTGCCAGCGAAGCTTGGGCCACTGCAGCAGTCTTCCACACACAACGGCTGCTGCCCTTCCTCGGTGGAGCCCTGGGCATCGCCATCCATAAGGGAGATATCCCGAGGCTCCAGGACTTTCTGCTCAGTCTTCGCCCAGATTTTGACCCTGGAAATAACATGGTGAACATGTTTTGGGAGAAGATGTTCAGCTGTAGCTTCAAAGCAGACTCCCCCAGCAGGGTGTGCACGGGACAGGAGAGTCTGGAGGGCACAGAGTCAGCGTACAGTGATGTGTCAGCACTCAGGTACTCTTACAATGTCTACAAAGCGGTGTACGCCCTGGCACATGCCCTGCATGATCTGCTGCTGTGCACGCCTGGGACAGGGCCCTTCCCAGGACACTCCTGTGCTGAGCTGCACACTCTGCAACCCTGGCAG CTGGTACCTTACCTGCAAAGGGTTAACTTTACCACCAGCTTTGGTGACCAAGTGTCCTTTGATGAAAATGGTGATGCCCTGGCCATCTATGATGTGATGAACTGGCAGAGGGCATCAGACGGGTCCATCACAGCCGTGACAGTCGGGGTTTTTGACGAATCCGCCCCTCCTGGACAGAAGCTCCagctggaggaaaaaaacatcttctGGAATACTGAGTCAAACAAA CCCCCGCGCTCCATCTGCAGTGAGCCCTGCCCCCCAGGCACCAGGAGGGCAATAAGGAAGGGCGAGCCAGTCTGCTGCTTTGACTGCCTTCCCTGTGCAGATGGGGAGATCAGCAACCAGACAG ATTCCAACGAGTGCTACAGGTGCCCGGTGGACTTTTGGTCAAACCAACTCAGAGACCACTGTGTACCCAAGGAAATCGAGTTCCTCTCCTTCCAGGAACCCCTGGGGATCTCCCTAACAACCATCTCAGTGTTGGGGGCGTGCATCTGCACTGTCACCTTGTCCGTGTTTGCCCGTCACAGTAACACACCTGTTGTGAAGGCCAACAATTCTGAGCTGAGCTTCCTGCTCTTGCTGTCACTCAcactgtgtttcctgtgttccCTGCTGTTCATTGGCCAGCCTCAACGGTGGACGTGCCGGCTGAGGCATGCTGCATTCGGGATCAGTTTTGCCCTCAGCATCTCCTGTATCCTGGTCAAGACCATCGTAGTGGTGATGGCCTTCAAGGCTGCACGGCCGGGCGGGAACACGATAAAGTGGTTTGGTGTGCAGCAGCAGAGGGGCACTGTGCTGGCCTTCACCATCATCCAAGCAGTGATTTGCGTGGCATGGCTGACCGTTGCTTCACCGGTGCCCTACAAAAACACCCGCTTACAGAACTCTAAGATCATCTACCAGTGCACGGTTGGGTCAATAGCCGGGTTTGGTGCTCTGCTGGGCTACATCGGCCTGCTAGCGGCCAGCAGCTTCCTGCTGGCCTTCCTGGCAAGGAATCTGCCTGACAACTTCAACGAGGCCAAGTTCATCACCTTCAGTATGTTGATTTTCTGCGCTGTCTGGATCGCCTTTGTCCCCGCCTACGTCAGCTCTCCAGGAAAGTACTCAGATGCAGTGGAGATATTCGCCATCCTGGCCTCCAGCTTTGGGCTCCTGGGAGCGATATTTGCCCCAAAATGCTACATTATCCTGCTGCATCCAGAGAAAAACACTAAGAAGGCCCTGATGGGACGAGATGCCCCAAAtaagtaa
- the LOC118209531 gene encoding extracellular calcium-sensing receptor-like isoform X2: MSPLGFPQWLVLVLPLQTWATDGSLSTHCQQWIYSDSLEDPSLSQDGDVILGGLFPLYIQPVSPETTLTKPPKLPQCQRLQAQPMRWAHAMVFAVKEINQNPFLLPGVKLGYRILDSCAEYPWSLQGALALVSGRNHTCSKVPVIIGDATSSQCIILSRTLGPLGIPLVSYRASCACLSNRREFPNFFRTIPSDFYQARTMAQLAKRFGWTWVGAIVEDNDYGLSLVQTFSEEVKGAGVCLAFIATLSRKRLEHDVARAASVVERSSARVILVFAWYTDVETLFLELVRRNVTGRQFLASEAWSTSDRLLQNTALSSIAWGVLGVAIRSAPIPGLEEHLRSLHPSQEPGSTLMLELWGLLFGCKPVWQNSFSSQLLPPCVGTETLQSVQSTFTDTSQLRTSYSIYLAVYAVAHALHNQLSCTGKNTTYGSPHCATTEDLQTRQLLHHLGQVHFTTQLGEEMQFEGGDIRAVYDIVSWQDSPDGSLKYVTIGKMEGSELHLNDSAIVWVGGAKTVPLSVCSKECPPGTRKAVRKGEPICCFDCLACADGTISNQTGSVECKQCPPEFWSNSHRIECISREVEFLSFEDTMGITLTTIALSGSGITVAVGVVFLYHRHTPLVKANNSELSFLLLLSLTLCFLCALVFVGRPSEWSCLAQHLVFGISFVLCLSCILVKTIVVLVAFRSARPGANMIKWFGLVQQRGSVVLFTGIQVFICILWLSLSPPYPHRNTGFQGSKLILECAVGSALGFGCVLGYIGLLAAICFLLAFLARKLPDNFNETKFITFSMLIFCAVWIAFVPAYVSSPGKYTVAVEIFAILTSSFGLLLCIFAPKCYIILLRPENNTKKFLMGKT; this comes from the exons ATGTCCCCACTCGGCTTCCCACAGTGGTTAGTGCTGGTCCTGCCTCTCCAGACCTGGGCGACGGATGGAAGCCTGTCGACACACTGCCAGCAGTGGATATACTCCGACAGCCTGGAAGACCCCAGCCTCTCTCAGGATGGAGATGTCATTTTGGGAGGACTCTTTCCTCTTTACATCCAGCCTGTTTCCCCAGAAACAACGCTCACCAAACCCCCGAAGCTACCGCAGTGCCAGAG ACTCCAGGCACAGCCAATGCGCTGGGCACATGCCATGGTGTTTGCGGTGAAGGAGATCAACCAGAACCCCTTCCTGCTCCCAGGGGTCAAACTGGGATACAGGATCCTAGACAGCTGTGCGGAGTACCCCTGGTCCCTCCAGGGGGCTCTGGCACTGGTCAGTGGGCGGAACCACACCTGCAGCAAAGTCCCAGTCATCATTGGGGATGCTACTTCGAGCCAGTGTATCATCCTATCCAGAACTCTGGGACCACTGGGCATTCCTCTG GTCAGTTATAGAGCCAGCTGTGCTTGTCTCAGTAACAGGCGTGAGTTTCCTAACTTCTTCCGGACGATCCCCAGTGATTTTTACCAGGCCCGGACCATGGCACAGTTAGCCAAGCGCTTTGGCTGGACCTGGGTGGGAGCCATCGTTGAAGACAATGACTATGGGCTGTCCTTGGTCCAAACTTTCTCTGAGGAGGTGAAGGGAGCCGGGGTGTGCCTGGCCTTCATCGCAACGCTGTCACGGAAGCGCTTGGAGCACGATGTGGCTCGGGCGGCATCAGTGGTGGAGCGCTCCTCTGCCCGAGTGATCCTGGTGTTTGCCTGGTACACAGATGTGGAGACGCTGTTCCTGGAGCTGGTCAGGCGTAACGTAACAGGCAGGCAGTTCCTGGCCAGTGAGGCATGGAGCACCAGTGACAGGCTCCTGCAGAACACTGCCCTTTCCAGCATTGCCTGGGGAGTTCTGGGCGTGGCCATCCGCAGCGCTCCCATCCCAGGGCTGGAGGAACACCTGCGCAGCCTCCATCCTTCCCAGGAGCCTGGGAGCACTCTGATGTTGGAGCTGTGGGGGCTCTTGTTTGGCTGCAAGCCAGTTTGGCAGAATTCTTTTTCCTCACAGCTGCTGCCCCCTTGTGTAGGTACAGAGACACTACAGTCAGTGCAGAGTACCTTCACGGACACCTCCCAGCTGAGAACAAGCTATAGCATCTACCTGGCTGTATATGCTGTGGCCCATGCACTCCACAACCAGCTGTCATGCACTGGAAAGAACACCACCTACGGGAGCCCACACTGTGCCACCACCGAGGATCTCCAAACGAGACAG CTGTTACATCACCTTGGCCAGGTGCATTTCACCACTCAGCTTGGAGAGGAGATGCAATTTGAGGGTGGGGACATTAGAGCGGTGTACGACATTGTGAGCTGGCAGGACAGCCCTGATGGCTCACTGAAGTATGTCACCATTGGGAAAATGGAAGGGTCTGAGCTCCACTTGAATGACTCAGCCATTGTGTGGGTCGGTGGTGCCAAGACG GTCCCACTCTCTGTGTGTTCTAAAGAATGCCCCCCAGGAACACGCAAGGCAGTGAGGAAGGGTGAGCCCATCTGCTGCTTCGACTGCCTGGCCTGTGCAGACGGGACCATCAGCAACCAGACAG GATCAGTGGAATGCAAGCAGTGTCCTCCAGAGTTCTGGTCTAACAGTCACAGGATTGAATGTATTTCTCGTGAGGTGGAGTTTCTGTCATTTGAGGACACAATGGGCATCACTCTGACAACCATAGCCTTGTCAGGTAGTGGCATAACAGTGGCAGTGGGTGTGGTCTTTCTGTaccacagacacacccctcTTGTAAAGGCCAATAACTCAGAGCTGAGCTTCCTGTTGCTGCTGTCCCTCAcactctgcttcctgtgtgcgCTGGTGTTCGTGGGCCGGCCCTCAGAGTGGTCCTGCCTGGCCCAGCACCTGGTCTTTGGGATCAGCTTCGTGCTCTGCCTCTCCTGCATCCTGGTCAAAACCATTGTGGTTCTGGTTGCATTTCGGTCTGCCAGACCTGGTGCCAACATGATTAAGTGGTTTGGACTGGTTCAGCAGCGGGGCAGTGTGGTCCTCTTCACTGGCATCCAAGTGTTCATCTGTATCTTATGGCTCTCCCTCAGTCCCCCTTACCCACATCGCAATACAGGATTCCAGGGGTCAAAGCTCATTCTGGAGTGTGCGGTTGGGTCAGCACTGGGGTTTGGCTGCGTCCTGGGCTATATTGGCCTGCTGGCAGCCATCTGCTTCCTGCTGGCCTTTTTAGCCAGGAAGCTCCCAGACAACTTCAATGAGACCAAGTTCATCACCTTCAGCATGCTCATCTTCTGCGCTGTCTGGATCGCCTTCGTCCCCGCCTATGTCAGCTCCCCGGGGAAATATACAGTTGCCGTGGAGATATTCGCCATCCTGACCTCCAGCTTTGGGCTCCTGCTCTGCATTTTTGCCCCAAAGTGTTACATCATTCTACTGAGGCCAGAGAACAACACCAAGAAGTTCCTAATGGGGAAAACATAA
- the LOC118209531 gene encoding extracellular calcium-sensing receptor-like isoform X1 yields the protein MSPLGFPQWLVLVLPLQTWATDGSLSTHCQQWIYSDSLEDPSLSQDGDVILGGLFPLYIQPVSPETTLTKPPKLPQCQSFHLFRLQAQPMRWAHAMVFAVKEINQNPFLLPGVKLGYRILDSCAEYPWSLQGALALVSGRNHTCSKVPVIIGDATSSQCIILSRTLGPLGIPLVSYRASCACLSNRREFPNFFRTIPSDFYQARTMAQLAKRFGWTWVGAIVEDNDYGLSLVQTFSEEVKGAGVCLAFIATLSRKRLEHDVARAASVVERSSARVILVFAWYTDVETLFLELVRRNVTGRQFLASEAWSTSDRLLQNTALSSIAWGVLGVAIRSAPIPGLEEHLRSLHPSQEPGSTLMLELWGLLFGCKPVWQNSFSSQLLPPCVGTETLQSVQSTFTDTSQLRTSYSIYLAVYAVAHALHNQLSCTGKNTTYGSPHCATTEDLQTRQLLHHLGQVHFTTQLGEEMQFEGGDIRAVYDIVSWQDSPDGSLKYVTIGKMEGSELHLNDSAIVWVGGAKTVPLSVCSKECPPGTRKAVRKGEPICCFDCLACADGTISNQTGSVECKQCPPEFWSNSHRIECISREVEFLSFEDTMGITLTTIALSGSGITVAVGVVFLYHRHTPLVKANNSELSFLLLLSLTLCFLCALVFVGRPSEWSCLAQHLVFGISFVLCLSCILVKTIVVLVAFRSARPGANMIKWFGLVQQRGSVVLFTGIQVFICILWLSLSPPYPHRNTGFQGSKLILECAVGSALGFGCVLGYIGLLAAICFLLAFLARKLPDNFNETKFITFSMLIFCAVWIAFVPAYVSSPGKYTVAVEIFAILTSSFGLLLCIFAPKCYIILLRPENNTKKFLMGKT from the exons ATGTCCCCACTCGGCTTCCCACAGTGGTTAGTGCTGGTCCTGCCTCTCCAGACCTGGGCGACGGATGGAAGCCTGTCGACACACTGCCAGCAGTGGATATACTCCGACAGCCTGGAAGACCCCAGCCTCTCTCAGGATGGAGATGTCATTTTGGGAGGACTCTTTCCTCTTTACATCCAGCCTGTTTCCCCAGAAACAACGCTCACCAAACCCCCGAAGCTACCGCAGTGCCAGAG TTTTCATCTTTTCAGACTCCAGGCACAGCCAATGCGCTGGGCACATGCCATGGTGTTTGCGGTGAAGGAGATCAACCAGAACCCCTTCCTGCTCCCAGGGGTCAAACTGGGATACAGGATCCTAGACAGCTGTGCGGAGTACCCCTGGTCCCTCCAGGGGGCTCTGGCACTGGTCAGTGGGCGGAACCACACCTGCAGCAAAGTCCCAGTCATCATTGGGGATGCTACTTCGAGCCAGTGTATCATCCTATCCAGAACTCTGGGACCACTGGGCATTCCTCTG GTCAGTTATAGAGCCAGCTGTGCTTGTCTCAGTAACAGGCGTGAGTTTCCTAACTTCTTCCGGACGATCCCCAGTGATTTTTACCAGGCCCGGACCATGGCACAGTTAGCCAAGCGCTTTGGCTGGACCTGGGTGGGAGCCATCGTTGAAGACAATGACTATGGGCTGTCCTTGGTCCAAACTTTCTCTGAGGAGGTGAAGGGAGCCGGGGTGTGCCTGGCCTTCATCGCAACGCTGTCACGGAAGCGCTTGGAGCACGATGTGGCTCGGGCGGCATCAGTGGTGGAGCGCTCCTCTGCCCGAGTGATCCTGGTGTTTGCCTGGTACACAGATGTGGAGACGCTGTTCCTGGAGCTGGTCAGGCGTAACGTAACAGGCAGGCAGTTCCTGGCCAGTGAGGCATGGAGCACCAGTGACAGGCTCCTGCAGAACACTGCCCTTTCCAGCATTGCCTGGGGAGTTCTGGGCGTGGCCATCCGCAGCGCTCCCATCCCAGGGCTGGAGGAACACCTGCGCAGCCTCCATCCTTCCCAGGAGCCTGGGAGCACTCTGATGTTGGAGCTGTGGGGGCTCTTGTTTGGCTGCAAGCCAGTTTGGCAGAATTCTTTTTCCTCACAGCTGCTGCCCCCTTGTGTAGGTACAGAGACACTACAGTCAGTGCAGAGTACCTTCACGGACACCTCCCAGCTGAGAACAAGCTATAGCATCTACCTGGCTGTATATGCTGTGGCCCATGCACTCCACAACCAGCTGTCATGCACTGGAAAGAACACCACCTACGGGAGCCCACACTGTGCCACCACCGAGGATCTCCAAACGAGACAG CTGTTACATCACCTTGGCCAGGTGCATTTCACCACTCAGCTTGGAGAGGAGATGCAATTTGAGGGTGGGGACATTAGAGCGGTGTACGACATTGTGAGCTGGCAGGACAGCCCTGATGGCTCACTGAAGTATGTCACCATTGGGAAAATGGAAGGGTCTGAGCTCCACTTGAATGACTCAGCCATTGTGTGGGTCGGTGGTGCCAAGACG GTCCCACTCTCTGTGTGTTCTAAAGAATGCCCCCCAGGAACACGCAAGGCAGTGAGGAAGGGTGAGCCCATCTGCTGCTTCGACTGCCTGGCCTGTGCAGACGGGACCATCAGCAACCAGACAG GATCAGTGGAATGCAAGCAGTGTCCTCCAGAGTTCTGGTCTAACAGTCACAGGATTGAATGTATTTCTCGTGAGGTGGAGTTTCTGTCATTTGAGGACACAATGGGCATCACTCTGACAACCATAGCCTTGTCAGGTAGTGGCATAACAGTGGCAGTGGGTGTGGTCTTTCTGTaccacagacacacccctcTTGTAAAGGCCAATAACTCAGAGCTGAGCTTCCTGTTGCTGCTGTCCCTCAcactctgcttcctgtgtgcgCTGGTGTTCGTGGGCCGGCCCTCAGAGTGGTCCTGCCTGGCCCAGCACCTGGTCTTTGGGATCAGCTTCGTGCTCTGCCTCTCCTGCATCCTGGTCAAAACCATTGTGGTTCTGGTTGCATTTCGGTCTGCCAGACCTGGTGCCAACATGATTAAGTGGTTTGGACTGGTTCAGCAGCGGGGCAGTGTGGTCCTCTTCACTGGCATCCAAGTGTTCATCTGTATCTTATGGCTCTCCCTCAGTCCCCCTTACCCACATCGCAATACAGGATTCCAGGGGTCAAAGCTCATTCTGGAGTGTGCGGTTGGGTCAGCACTGGGGTTTGGCTGCGTCCTGGGCTATATTGGCCTGCTGGCAGCCATCTGCTTCCTGCTGGCCTTTTTAGCCAGGAAGCTCCCAGACAACTTCAATGAGACCAAGTTCATCACCTTCAGCATGCTCATCTTCTGCGCTGTCTGGATCGCCTTCGTCCCCGCCTATGTCAGCTCCCCGGGGAAATATACAGTTGCCGTGGAGATATTCGCCATCCTGACCTCCAGCTTTGGGCTCCTGCTCTGCATTTTTGCCCCAAAGTGTTACATCATTCTACTGAGGCCAGAGAACAACACCAAGAAGTTCCTAATGGGGAAAACATAA